The Haloplanus sp. GDY1 genomic sequence CGGCGACCGTCGATACGACGATCACGACCGCCAGCGCCGCCGCTCGCGGTCCGGTTCGATCCCCGAACATGGGTCAGTCGTCGGCGGGGCGTCCTGTCGGAGGGCGCATCGGCGGGCACTCACGGCTCGGGACGGGTCAATCCGCTGCATGCGTGTGCAGGGCCGGCGCTCGACGCCGGCTACTATAACCCCTCCGCCCGAGTCCATTCGGTATGCGACTGGAGGACTACTGGGGCGTCGGCCCGAAGACGAGCGAGCGCCTCCGCGAGGAACTGGGTGAGGCGGCGGCCGTCGAGGCCATCGAGTCGGCGGACGTGCGCGCGCTGACCGACGCGGGGATCACGCGCGGCCGGGCGACGCGCATCCTCCGCCGGGCGAACGACGAGGCCGGGATGGACGCCCTCGCCACCCGGGACACGAGACAGGTGTACGACGACCTGCTCGAACTCGCGAGCGAGTACGCCCTCACCCGGCACGCGGCCGACCGCATCCGTGTGCTGACGCCGCTCTCCTCCCGGGCGGCCGTCGAGGACCGCCTCGACGACGTCGACGCCGCCCGGGAGGCCTGGACCGCCCTCGACGACGCGGGGCGGGCGGCCGTGATCGACGCGTTCGAGGCGTACGACGCCGCCGAGGGCTCCGAGCGCGCCGCCGTCGACGCCGCCCTCGCGCTCCGGGAGGCGGGCCTCGGCGGGGCGGCCTTCGACGCTCTCGGCGACGTGGATCCCGAGGCCCTCCGCGAGGCGGCCGAGGCACTGGAGTACGTCACCGCCGAGGGGGTCGCCGAGGGGGCGGACGACCGCCTCGACGACCTGCGGGCCCGCCTCGCCGACGCCCGCGACCTGGAGAACTCCGCGTTCGACGTCCTGGAGCGGGTCCGCGAGACCGGGGTGCGCGATCTGGCTGACTTCCGGGGGGCCTTCGCCGACTACGTGGACCGCGAGACGCGGCTCTCGCGGTCGGCCATCGAGGAGGCCGCGCCCGCGGAGGCCCACGACGCCGCCGACTTCGTGAGCACGGCGCTCCGGGCGCTCGTCGACGACCTGGAGCGCCGGGCGGCCGAGCGGGAACGCGAGGTGGAGGACGACCTCCGTGCCTCGGTGGCCGACGCCCGCGAGGACGTCGACCGGGTGCTCGCCGCCGTCGACGACGTGGCGTTCGACCTCTCGCTGGCCCGCTTCGCGGAGGCACACGGCCTCGTCCGGCCGACCCTGGGCGGCGACTGCCTCGCCGTCGAGGGGGCGCGCAGCCTCTTCCTGTCCGATCCGGAGCCCGTCACCTACGCCGTCGGCGACCACGACCTGTCGCCGCCGACGGGCGACCGCGTGGCGGTCCTGACCGGGGCCAACAGCGGCGGGAAGACGACGCTTTTGGAGACCTGCTGTACGATCGCCCTGCTCGCGGCGATGGGGCTGCCCGTCCCGGCCGACCGCGCCGCCGTCGGCTCCTTCGACGCCGTCGTCTTCCACCGCCGGCACGCCAGCTTCAACGCCGGCGTGCTGGAGTCGACGCTGAAGTCCATCGTCCCGCCCCTGACCGACGACGGGCGGACGCTCATGCTCGTCGACGAGTTCGAGGCGATCACGGAGCCCGGCCGGGCCGCCGACCTGTTGAACGGGCTGGTCGACCTCACCGTCGACCGGGGCGCCCTCGGGGTCTACGTCACTCACCTCGCGGACGACCTGAGCCCGCTCCCCGACGCCGCGCGCGTCGACGGCATCTTCGCCGAGGGACTCACGCCCGACCTGGACCTGCGGGTGGACTACCAGCCCCGCTTCGGCACCGTCGGCAAGTCCACGCCG encodes the following:
- a CDS encoding MutS-related protein, with the protein product MRLEDYWGVGPKTSERLREELGEAAAVEAIESADVRALTDAGITRGRATRILRRANDEAGMDALATRDTRQVYDDLLELASEYALTRHAADRIRVLTPLSSRAAVEDRLDDVDAAREAWTALDDAGRAAVIDAFEAYDAAEGSERAAVDAALALREAGLGGAAFDALGDVDPEALREAAEALEYVTAEGVAEGADDRLDDLRARLADARDLENSAFDVLERVRETGVRDLADFRGAFADYVDRETRLSRSAIEEAAPAEAHDAADFVSTALRALVDDLERRAAEREREVEDDLRASVADAREDVDRVLAAVDDVAFDLSLARFAEAHGLVRPTLGGDCLAVEGARSLFLSDPEPVTYAVGDHDLSPPTGDRVAVLTGANSGGKTTLLETCCTIALLAAMGLPVPADRAAVGSFDAVVFHRRHASFNAGVLESTLKSIVPPLTDDGRTLMLVDEFEAITEPGRAADLLNGLVDLTVDRGALGVYVTHLADDLSPLPDAARVDGIFAEGLTPDLDLRVDYQPRFGTVGKSTPEFIVSRLVANASDRAERGGFEHLAAAVGEEAVQRTLADAWEE